One segment of Erigeron canadensis isolate Cc75 chromosome 2, C_canadensis_v1, whole genome shotgun sequence DNA contains the following:
- the LOC122589886 gene encoding AT-hook motif nuclear-localized protein 27-like, whose translation MSDNYHHHHTPTTFTPSSPDDMTTSTHRRARGRPAGSKNKPKPPVIVTRDTPNALSSHVLEVVDGADIIDSLAVFARKRGRGLSVLSGTGAVVDVTLRQPAENNDVTLHGRFEILTISGTVLPPPAPPNASGLSIFLGGGEGQVVGGIPIGPLIASGPVILIAASFGNAVFERLPMDESEEEEGSGQVQPSASQCSGVSSGGGGGGGGGGGVFNTTTTRDNNNGGSDYPFRSDLMGWETNPRTPY comes from the exons atgTCAGAtaattaccaccaccaccacacgcCAACCACCTTCACACCATCATCACCCGACGACATGACCACTTCAACTCATCGGCGTGCTCGTGGTCGACCAGCTGGGtcaaaaaacaaaccaaaaccacCAGTAATTGTCACACGTGACACCCCAAATGCATTGAGCTCTCATGTCCTAGAAGTCGTGGATGGTGCTGACATCATCGACAGCTTAGCCGTTTTTGCACGTAAACGAGGGCGTGGCCTCTCTGTTTTAAGTGGCACTGGTGCCGTTGTGGATGTGACCCTCAGACAACCCGCTGAAAATAACGATGTTACCCTTCATGGTCGCTTTGAGATTTTAACCAtttcag GGACAGTGCTACCACCACCAGCGCCACCAAATGCTAGTGGTTTATCGATATTTTTAGGCGGTGGGGAAGGACAAGTGGTGGGCGGGATTCCGATAGGCCCGTTGATAGCTTCCGGTCCGGTTATTCTTATAGCGGCGTCTTTTGGAAATGCGGTGTTTGAGAGGTTGCCTATGGATGAATCGGAGGAGGAAGAGGGTAGCGGACAAGTTCAACCGTCCGCTTCCCAATGTTCTGGAGTGtctagtggtggcggtggtggtggtggcggggGAGGCGGAGTTTTTAACACGACAACGACACGAGATAATAACAATGGCGGGTCGGATTACCCGTTTAGAAGTGATTTAATGGGTTGGGAAACAAATCCAAGAACTCCTTACTAA